In the genome of Hyphomicrobium sp. ghe19, the window TGGGCGCCAAGCACGCGATAGATTTTGCGGATCACTTTTACCGCTGCGGCGCGCGAGAAGTCGTCCGTTGTTTTCGATAACGTCAGGTCGTCGGCATAGCGCGTATAAGTGAGGCCCGCGGATGCCGCAATCGTTCGAATGTCTTCATCAAGCTCGCGTACGACCAGGTTCGAAAGCCGCGGACTCGTCGGCGCTCCCTGCGGCACATGACCGACTTGGCCGTTGATATAAGCTGAAATCTCGTATCGCCGATCGAAGCCTAGCGACCATCTCTTCAACGGCGGAGCGCGCCTTCGAAGACGCGTGCACAAGCGGGCTAATTCGAAGGCGACGAGGGGCTGGTAGCCTATTTCGTGAAAAACGTGATAGACTTGTCGCTCGCTGATGCTCTCGAAAAACGCCCGGATGTCGATCTTGATCATCCACCGGGCGCCGCAATGTATCGACGCGGCTGCATAGACCGAAGAGCGCTTGGTGAAAGCGACACTTGCTTCGTCCGGCTCCGCCGCGCAGAGAACATGACGGTCGATCCATTGCTGGACTTTTTTGAGCCGCGCCTCGGGAACTGTAATAATGCGATAGCGCAGCCGCTGATTGCGAACGGGGCGTTTGCGTATCCTGAAAAGCCGGTAATCGCGTGTCGCGTTGCGCTCGACGATTTCTCTCAGATAAGCGTACGGCACGCCCGCGCGAACCGAAAGATGCCGCAAAGATAGGATCTCCGGCACATTTCTTGAGCGGCGTCGAAGCGCCTCTATCGTCGCAATCGCGTTATCCGAGATCTCCGCTGGTGTCGCCGCTTTGTCAGCGGCTCGATGATACTGCTGAGGCCGCCAAATGGTCATTTACTTTGACACCCGTAGGGTGAGGATCGTCGAGTTCGCGCGGGAAGACACCGATCCGAGAGCGAGCTCGACGATGATCAGCTGCCGAAGCGAGCTTTTCCGTAGGGTCGCAGAATCTGCGCCCCGCCTCCGGCCTTGCGGCCGGCGGTGCCAGGGCTCTCGCCCCAGCATCATCTAAATAGACTCTTCGGCGGTCTCAGCATCGAAGGGAAATAGAATGAGTCGTTATCCGCCGAAATGACTATCTCTTTCGGCTTTGACTTTCTCAGATACTTAAATTCCGCGTAAGCCTCTTCAGTCGGACGCAGCT includes:
- a CDS encoding reverse transcriptase family protein, which codes for MTIWRPQQYHRAADKAATPAEISDNAIATIEALRRRSRNVPEILSLRHLSVRAGVPYAYLREIVERNATRDYRLFRIRKRPVRNQRLRYRIITVPEARLKKVQQWIDRHVLCAAEPDEASVAFTKRSSVYAAASIHCGARWMIKIDIRAFFESISERQVYHVFHEIGYQPLVAFELARLCTRLRRRAPPLKRWSLGFDRRYEISAYINGQVGHVPQGAPTSPRLSNLVVRELDEDIRTIAASAGLTYTRYADDLTLSKTTDDFSRAAAVKVIRKIYRVLGAHGFAPNLAKTQIVPPRARKIVLGLLVDGDRPRLQREFKARIRQHLHYLMHPKFGPAKHAKAQGNATIYGLRNHIKGLLAFAHGVDPEYARKQTELFNRVHWP